Part of the Aquamicrobium lusatiense genome is shown below.
TAATCCCGGTCGATGACCGGCGTGACCTGATAGCCGGTATCCAGCAGGGCCTTGCGCACTTCCAGCTGCTTTTCGCGGTTCTCGACCGCGAACGCGACATGGTGAACCGAGCCGCCGCCAAGATTGGCAAACGCCGCACCCGGCATCACCTCGATGTCGACGGTATCGGCGCCATTGCCGGGCTCAAGCGCAAGCCGGCGCAGATTGCCGGACCGCCCGACCTCGCGATAGCCCATGAAGCCGAGAAGCTCTTCGGTGGCTCCGCCATCGCGCAGGCGCATCGAAACGGAATGGAAGCCGTGAATGCCCACATCCCCGGGAACACCTCCATGGGTCCATGGCGCGCGCATGTCACCGTCCACCTCGACGAGGGCGAGGCCTTCGCCATCGGGGCCGGCAAAGGTCAGGCGCTGTTCGCCAAACCGCTCCTGCCGGGCTAGCTCCGCCACCCCCGCATCGCCGAGACGGCCTTCCCAGAAGCCGAGCGAACCGCGCGGTACGGAGTAGACGGTGGTACCCACTTCGCCGACGCCGGGGCGGCCCTTGCCGATATTCGGGAAAGGAAAGTAGGTCATGACCGAACCCGGCGTGCCAACCTCGTCTGCGTAATAGAGGTGGTAAACATCCGGCGCGTCGAAGTTGACAGTCTGCTTCACACGCCGCAGACCGAGCGCTCCGGTGAAGAACGCATTGTTGCGGCGGGCATCACTGGCCATGAGGGTGACGTGATGCAGTCCCCTGATCTGATCGAGCATGATGTGGCGCTCCTTTTTGGAGGTTACGGCCCATAAATCCATGAAGTGCCGTGTTGATCGCCAATATGGGCGCAGGCATGCCGCGCGCAAAGATATCGGAGCGGCAATAGTCCGTATCCGAAGGGTGAACAATGGGCCT
Proteins encoded:
- a CDS encoding VOC family protein, with product MLDQIRGLHHVTLMASDARRNNAFFTGALGLRRVKQTVNFDAPDVYHLYYADEVGTPGSVMTYFPFPNIGKGRPGVGEVGTTVYSVPRGSLGFWEGRLGDAGVAELARQERFGEQRLTFAGPDGEGLALVEVDGDMRAPWTHGGVPGDVGIHGFHSVSMRLRDGGATEELLGFMGYREVGRSGNLRRLALEPGNGADTVDIEVMPGAAFANLGGGSVHHVAFAVENREKQLEVRKALLDTGYQVTPVIDRDYFWAIYFRTPGGVLFEVATNEPGFDRDEDRAHLGDALKLPTQHEHLRSYLEQHLQPLED